In Streptomyces alboniger, the following are encoded in one genomic region:
- a CDS encoding phosphatase PAP2 family protein translates to MRTERNLTRLDRVFARLDREPERPAHLDVPRMSRHRVVLFSATLAFYLAIVVAVLTTSWLVRFDWQVMFFRPYQQWPEIHAFLDYWVVLGQRGPTAVMVAAWLGWRSWRQHTLRPLLMFGASLLLLNVTVGAAKLGMGRLGPHYATAIGSNEMWLGGDIFPSGHTANAVVTWGILAYLASTPRTRRYLSALSAVVSLSVGLTTVYLGTHWLSDVFLGWAAGLLILLALPWFEPLITRVEGVVLGLRESWRARRARLAPLPEPAAAPVGVPAIVPPRPAAEETVPARETVGAVRAVRPPAYLAPGPHTARSERTPVTPAGSRRPPHSDRVPRGTTSARPMAGG, encoded by the coding sequence GTGCGTACCGAACGAAACCTCACCCGTCTTGACCGGGTCTTCGCCCGGCTGGACCGTGAGCCGGAACGACCGGCCCACCTCGATGTGCCGAGGATGAGCCGGCACCGGGTCGTGCTCTTCAGCGCGACCCTGGCGTTCTACCTCGCCATCGTCGTCGCCGTGCTGACCACCTCGTGGCTGGTGCGGTTCGACTGGCAGGTCATGTTCTTCCGGCCCTACCAGCAGTGGCCGGAGATCCACGCCTTCCTCGACTACTGGGTCGTCCTCGGCCAGCGCGGCCCGACCGCCGTCATGGTCGCGGCCTGGCTCGGCTGGCGCTCCTGGCGGCAGCACACGCTGCGCCCGCTGCTGATGTTCGGCGCGTCCCTGCTCCTGCTCAACGTGACGGTCGGCGCCGCCAAGCTCGGCATGGGCCGCCTCGGCCCGCACTACGCCACCGCGATCGGCTCGAACGAGATGTGGCTCGGCGGGGATATATTCCCTTCGGGCCACACCGCCAACGCCGTCGTGACCTGGGGAATCCTGGCCTATCTGGCCTCCACTCCGCGCACCCGCCGCTATCTGTCGGCCCTCTCGGCCGTGGTCTCCCTGAGCGTCGGCCTCACCACCGTCTACCTCGGTACGCACTGGCTGAGCGACGTCTTCCTCGGCTGGGCCGCGGGGCTGCTCATCCTGCTCGCGCTGCCCTGGTTCGAGCCGCTGATCACCCGGGTCGAGGGCGTCGTCCTCGGTCTCCGCGAGAGCTGGCGCGCCCGCCGTGCCCGTCTCGCGCCCCTGCCCGAGCCCGCCGCGGCCCCCGTGGGCGTCCCCGCGATCGTGCCACCGCGCCCCGCCGCGGAGGAGACCGTACCGGCCCGCGAGACGGTGGGCGCCGTCCGCGCCGTGCGCCCCCCGGCCTATCTGGCGCCGGGCCCGCACACGGCCCGCTCCGAGCGCACCCCGGTCACCCCGGCCGGCAGCCGCCGTCCGCCGCACTCCGACCGCGTGCCGCGCGGCACCACGTCCGCCCGCCCGATGGCGGGCGGCTGA
- a CDS encoding I78 family peptidase inhibitor encodes MAPIPTPPAEPQDSPDRYVGLAAEAAERQARERGWSTVRSLPPGAIITMEYLAGRLNFEVEKGLVTRSWKG; translated from the coding sequence ATGGCACCTATCCCGACCCCACCCGCAGAGCCCCAGGACAGCCCCGACCGTTACGTCGGGCTGGCGGCCGAGGCTGCCGAGCGGCAGGCGCGTGAGCGCGGCTGGTCCACCGTCAGGTCGCTGCCGCCCGGGGCGATCATCACCATGGAGTACCTCGCGGGGCGGCTCAACTTCGAGGTCGAGAAAGGCCTCGTGACGCGCTCCTGGAAGGGCTGA
- the ctaD gene encoding cytochrome c oxidase subunit I — MGTETVRAVRRPGPERRRGRVVVEWLTTTDHKKIGHLYLITSFVFFLAAGLMALMMRAELARPGLQLMSNEEFNQAFTMHGTIMLLLFATPTFAGFANEIMPLQIGSPDVAFPRLNMLSYWLFLFGGLMVLGSLLVPSGPAAFGWFAYAPLNSLERSPGIGADLWIMGLALSGFGTILGAVNFLTTIIGMRAPGMTMFRMPIFTWNVLFTSILVLIAFPVLAAALLVLEADRRFHSLVFASENGGALLWQHLFWFFGHPEVYIIALPFFGIVTEIIPVFSRKPMFGYLPLVGATMAITGLSVVVWAHHMFATGAVLLPFFSFVSFLIAVPTGVKFFNWTGTMLRGSLSFETPMLWAVGFLVSFLFGGLTGVILASPPLDFHVTDSYFVVAHFHYVVFGTVVFATFGGFFFWWPKLTGKMLDERLGKIQFWTLFVGFHTTFLVQHWLGAEGMPRRYADYLAADGFTVLNTVSTIGAFLLGLSTLPFLYNVWKTAKYGEKVEVDDPWGFGRSLEWATSCPPPRHNFRTLPRIRSESPAFDLHHPQYAAFTEWETDRPPEDPQTEHPGPGPGSGGPGTP; from the coding sequence ATGGGGACCGAGACGGTACGGGCGGTTCGGCGGCCGGGGCCGGAGCGGCGGCGCGGCCGGGTGGTGGTGGAGTGGCTGACCACCACGGACCACAAGAAGATCGGCCACCTCTACCTCATCACGTCGTTCGTCTTCTTCCTCGCCGCCGGTCTGATGGCCCTGATGATGCGGGCCGAACTGGCCCGCCCCGGACTCCAGCTGATGAGCAACGAGGAGTTCAACCAGGCCTTCACCATGCACGGCACGATCATGCTGCTGCTCTTCGCGACGCCGACGTTCGCGGGGTTCGCCAACGAGATCATGCCGCTCCAGATCGGCTCGCCGGACGTCGCCTTCCCGCGGCTGAACATGCTCTCGTACTGGCTGTTCCTCTTCGGCGGCCTCATGGTGCTCGGCTCGCTGCTCGTGCCGAGCGGTCCCGCGGCCTTCGGCTGGTTCGCGTACGCCCCGCTCAACAGTCTGGAGCGGTCTCCGGGCATCGGAGCCGACCTGTGGATCATGGGGCTCGCGCTCTCCGGTTTCGGCACGATCCTCGGCGCGGTCAACTTCCTGACGACCATCATCGGGATGCGCGCACCCGGGATGACGATGTTCCGGATGCCCATCTTCACCTGGAACGTGCTGTTCACCTCGATCCTGGTGCTGATCGCGTTCCCCGTGCTGGCCGCCGCGCTGCTCGTCCTGGAGGCGGACCGGCGCTTCCACTCGCTCGTCTTCGCCTCGGAGAACGGGGGCGCGCTGCTGTGGCAGCACCTCTTCTGGTTCTTCGGGCACCCCGAGGTGTACATCATCGCTCTGCCGTTCTTCGGCATCGTCACGGAGATCATCCCGGTCTTCAGCCGCAAACCGATGTTCGGCTATCTGCCGCTGGTCGGCGCGACGATGGCCATCACCGGCCTGTCCGTGGTCGTGTGGGCGCACCACATGTTCGCGACGGGCGCGGTCCTGCTGCCCTTCTTCTCGTTCGTGTCGTTCCTCATCGCGGTCCCGACGGGCGTGAAGTTCTTCAACTGGACGGGCACGATGCTCAGGGGCTCGCTGTCCTTCGAGACGCCGATGCTGTGGGCGGTCGGGTTCCTGGTGAGCTTCCTGTTCGGCGGCCTCACGGGCGTCATCCTGGCCTCGCCGCCGCTCGACTTCCACGTCACCGACTCGTACTTCGTCGTCGCTCACTTCCACTACGTCGTGTTCGGCACCGTCGTCTTCGCGACCTTCGGCGGCTTCTTCTTCTGGTGGCCGAAACTGACGGGCAAGATGCTCGACGAACGCCTCGGCAAGATCCAGTTCTGGACGCTCTTCGTGGGGTTCCACACCACCTTCCTCGTTCAGCACTGGCTGGGCGCCGAGGGGATGCCGCGCCGCTACGCCGACTATCTGGCAGCCGACGGCTTCACGGTCCTCAACACCGTCTCGACCATCGGGGCGTTCCTGCTCGGCCTGTCCACCCTGCCGTTCCTCTACAACGTCTGGAAGACCGCCAAGTACGGCGAGAAGGTCGAGGTCGACGACCCCTGGGGGTTCGGCCGCTCCCTGGAGTGGGCGACCTCCTGCCCGCCACCGCGCCACAACTTCCGCACACTGCCCCGGATCCGTTCCGAGTCACCGGCCTTCGACCTGCACCATCCCCAGTACGCGGCGTTCACGGAGTGGGAGACGGACCGGCCCCCCGAGGATCCGCAGACGGAACACCCCGGTCCAGGGCCCGGCTCAGGAGGTCCCGGGACTCCCTGA
- a CDS encoding helix-turn-helix transcriptional regulator codes for MLETSARLLRLLSLLQAHRDWSGADLADRLGVTPRTVRRDVDRLRELGYPVNASPGTGGGYQLGAGAELPPLLLDDDEAVAVAVGLRTAAGQGIEGIGETSVRALTKLEQVLPGRLRRRVGALNAFTVPMLRAPRQQGVDPAVLTELAGVCRDAERLRFDYRDHEGSSSRRVVEPHRLVCTERRWYLVAWDLDREDWRTFRVDRLTPRPPHGPRFAPRTPPADDLASYVSQGVSTRAHAAQAVVRLLVPLEEAAQRITPSDGTLEAETARSCLLRTGAPSLDVMVFHVMFMGFEFEVLEPARLADRIRESRDLLSRALDRGVPSADPRGAGPSPTP; via the coding sequence ATGCTGGAGACCTCCGCACGACTGCTCCGCCTGCTCTCCCTGTTGCAGGCCCACCGCGACTGGTCCGGCGCGGACCTCGCCGACCGGCTCGGCGTCACACCGCGCACGGTCCGCCGTGACGTGGACCGGCTGCGCGAGCTGGGCTATCCCGTGAACGCAAGCCCCGGCACCGGCGGCGGCTACCAGCTCGGCGCGGGTGCCGAACTGCCGCCGCTGCTCCTGGACGACGACGAGGCGGTCGCGGTCGCCGTGGGCCTGCGTACCGCCGCGGGGCAGGGCATCGAGGGCATCGGCGAGACCTCCGTACGCGCGCTCACCAAGCTGGAGCAGGTGCTGCCGGGCAGGCTGCGGCGCCGCGTCGGGGCCCTCAACGCCTTCACCGTGCCCATGCTCCGCGCCCCGCGGCAGCAGGGGGTGGACCCCGCCGTCCTGACCGAACTCGCCGGCGTCTGCCGGGACGCGGAGCGGCTGCGCTTCGACTACCGCGACCATGAGGGCAGTTCGAGCCGCCGCGTCGTCGAGCCGCACCGGCTGGTGTGCACCGAGCGCCGCTGGTACCTCGTGGCGTGGGACCTGGACCGCGAGGACTGGCGTACGTTCCGCGTGGACCGCCTCACGCCGAGGCCGCCGCACGGGCCGCGCTTCGCCCCGCGCACCCCGCCGGCCGACGACCTGGCCTCGTACGTGTCGCAGGGCGTCTCCACGCGCGCGCACGCCGCGCAGGCCGTGGTCCGGCTGCTCGTGCCGCTGGAGGAGGCTGCCCAGCGGATCACCCCGAGCGACGGCACCCTGGAGGCCGAGACCGCGCGGAGCTGCCTGCTGCGCACGGGAGCGCCGAGCCTGGACGTGATGGTGTTCCACGTGATGTTCATGGGCTTCGAGTTCGAGGTCTTGGAGCCCGCCCGGCTCGCCGACCGGATCAGGGAGTCCCGGGACCTCCTGAGCCGGGCCCTGGACCGGGGTGTTCCGTCTGCGGATCCTCGGGGGGCCGGTCCGTCTCCCACTCCGTGA
- a CDS encoding glycosyltransferase family 4 protein, which translates to MHISFLIHNAYGIGGTIRTTYNLANTLAQQHDVEIVSVFRHRDEPVFAPDQRVRLSHLVDTRKGTPGYEGEDPEHLRRARTFPSAEGRYHQYSALTDRRIAAHLAALDADVVVGTRPGLNVHVARQTARGPLRVGQEHLTLDSHSKELRRQLRSVYPRLDVLTTTTEADARAYSRKMRLPGVHVQALPNPVPAPGIEPADGSHKWVVAAGRLAPVKRYDLLIRAFDKVRRERPDWRLRIYGSGRQKEKLRALIDELGLYNHVFLMGPAHPIEPEWAKGSIAAVTSSLESFGMTIVEAMRCGLPVVATDCPHGPGEIIDNGVDGRLVEVGNPDAIAGGLLELINNDSLRHRMADAALHDSERFDPVRIAERYDAMFSGMLTRGSSLGGRVRGTLHRTRGALLGGAYAVRDLGRVETKGSTA; encoded by the coding sequence ATGCACATCTCTTTCCTGATACACAACGCGTACGGGATCGGAGGGACGATCCGGACGACGTACAACCTGGCGAACACACTGGCCCAGCAGCACGACGTCGAGATCGTCTCCGTGTTCCGGCACCGCGACGAGCCGGTGTTCGCGCCTGACCAGCGCGTGCGTCTGAGCCACCTCGTGGACACGCGCAAGGGCACGCCGGGCTACGAGGGCGAGGACCCCGAGCATCTGCGCCGGGCCAGGACCTTTCCGAGCGCCGAGGGCCGCTACCACCAGTACAGCGCCCTCACCGACCGGCGTATCGCCGCCCACCTCGCGGCGCTCGACGCGGACGTCGTCGTCGGCACCCGTCCCGGGCTCAACGTGCACGTCGCCCGCCAGACCGCGCGCGGCCCCCTGCGCGTCGGCCAGGAGCACCTGACACTGGACAGCCACTCCAAGGAACTCCGCCGCCAGCTGCGCAGCGTCTACCCCCGCCTCGACGTCCTCACCACGACGACCGAGGCCGACGCGCGCGCCTACTCCCGCAAGATGCGGCTGCCCGGCGTCCATGTGCAGGCGTTGCCCAACCCCGTACCCGCGCCCGGCATAGAGCCCGCCGACGGCTCCCACAAGTGGGTCGTCGCAGCCGGCAGGCTCGCGCCGGTCAAGCGGTACGACCTGCTGATCAGGGCGTTCGACAAGGTGCGGCGCGAGCGCCCCGACTGGCGGCTGCGGATCTACGGCAGCGGCAGGCAGAAGGAGAAGCTGCGCGCCCTGATCGACGAACTCGGTCTCTACAATCACGTCTTCCTCATGGGCCCCGCCCACCCCATCGAGCCCGAGTGGGCCAAGGGCTCCATCGCCGCCGTCACCTCCAGCCTGGAGTCCTTCGGCATGACGATCGTCGAGGCGATGCGCTGCGGGCTGCCCGTCGTCGCCACCGACTGCCCGCACGGCCCGGGGGAGATCATCGACAACGGCGTCGACGGCCGCCTCGTCGAGGTCGGCAACCCCGACGCCATCGCCGGCGGACTGCTCGAACTGATCAACAACGACTCGCTCCGGCACCGGATGGCGGACGCCGCGCTCCACGACTCCGAGCGCTTCGACCCGGTCCGCATCGCCGAGCGGTACGACGCGATGTTCTCCGGGATGCTCACCCGCGGGAGTTCGCTCGGGGGCCGCGTGCGCGGCACCCTGCACCGCACCCGCGGCGCGCTGCTCGGCGGTGCGTACGCGGTGCGGGATCTCGGACGCGTAGAGACGAAGGGATCGACCGCATGA
- a CDS encoding ABC transporter substrate-binding protein produces the protein MRRPVRAAEALLVAALLVAGAASAACGSRLPESDFERRGTAPATTGGAPVRVGIITSATSPVGGAAFTGPRDGAKAYFDRLNARGGLQGRRVEVRTCDDGGSGVGNNDCVRDLVEQDEVVALVATASLDYAGASRVSRARVPDIGGQPIGAAYDTYPHLYGIYGSLAPRNGKPGWDGKLYGGTEVYRYFKREQGARTAAVVSYNQAASAAYARLVTRGLKAEGYKVVTEQVDFALPNFRAAAADMKEQGADLVFDALDVHGNAQLCEAMDAVGAEVTAKVTHVQNWTSAVGDDYKDAPRCRNALWATGSSRNYEDTGHPAVREFRAAMDADAMDAGKGKALSQWQLEGWAAAMWFTDAATSCLRGDGDVTRACVDAFMNRNEPYSARGLLLPVTFEERAEPPGSRRTCVSVARWRDGKGWVTQGGDMTDNCFDVPQLAYQP, from the coding sequence ATGCGTCGCCCGGTCCGGGCTGCTGAGGCACTGCTCGTCGCCGCGCTCCTGGTGGCGGGCGCGGCGAGCGCGGCCTGCGGGAGCCGGCTGCCCGAGAGCGACTTCGAACGGCGCGGCACGGCACCCGCCACCACCGGCGGAGCGCCGGTCAGGGTCGGCATCATCACCAGCGCGACCAGCCCGGTCGGCGGCGCCGCGTTCACCGGGCCGCGCGACGGGGCCAAGGCCTACTTCGACCGTCTGAACGCGCGCGGTGGCCTCCAGGGACGCCGGGTGGAGGTGCGTACCTGCGACGACGGCGGCAGCGGCGTCGGCAACAACGACTGCGTGCGCGACCTCGTCGAGCAGGACGAGGTCGTCGCGCTCGTCGCCACCGCCTCCCTGGACTACGCGGGAGCCTCCCGGGTCTCCCGCGCGCGCGTGCCCGACATCGGCGGGCAGCCGATCGGGGCCGCGTACGACACGTATCCGCACCTGTACGGGATCTACGGCAGCCTCGCCCCGCGGAACGGGAAGCCGGGCTGGGACGGCAAGCTCTACGGCGGCACCGAGGTCTACCGCTACTTCAAGCGGGAGCAGGGCGCGCGGACCGCCGCCGTCGTCTCCTACAACCAGGCCGCGTCCGCCGCGTACGCCCGGCTCGTCACCCGGGGCCTGAAGGCGGAGGGCTACAAGGTGGTCACCGAGCAGGTCGACTTCGCGCTGCCCAACTTCCGCGCCGCGGCCGCCGACATGAAGGAGCAGGGCGCCGACCTGGTCTTCGACGCGCTGGACGTGCACGGCAACGCCCAGCTGTGCGAGGCGATGGACGCCGTCGGGGCCGAGGTCACCGCCAAGGTCACCCACGTACAGAACTGGACCTCGGCCGTCGGCGACGACTACAAGGACGCACCGCGCTGCCGCAACGCCCTGTGGGCCACCGGGTCGAGCAGGAACTACGAGGACACCGGGCACCCGGCGGTACGCGAGTTCCGCGCCGCCATGGACGCGGACGCCATGGACGCGGGCAAGGGGAAGGCGCTCTCCCAATGGCAGCTGGAGGGGTGGGCCGCCGCCATGTGGTTCACCGACGCGGCGACCTCCTGCCTGCGCGGGGACGGAGACGTCACGCGCGCGTGCGTGGACGCCTTCATGAACCGGAATGAGCCGTACTCGGCGCGCGGGCTGCTGCTTCCCGTCACCTTCGAGGAGCGGGCCGAACCTCCGGGGAGCCGCAGGACGTGTGTGTCGGTGGCCCGCTGGCGGGACGGGAAGGGCTGGGTCACCCAAGGGGGAGATATGACCGACAACTGCTTCGACGTGCCCCAGCTCGCCTACCAGCCTTGA
- a CDS encoding ABC transporter permease subunit, with product MASLSYDLTLAGLSVGGAAALTGIGLIVTYRATGVLNFAHGAIAMVCAYVLRHLTVDWHWPLPLAAVLTLLVVAPGIGLLLDRAVFRPLSVLGGDPAQTLVASIGVFVLLVGGAALVWGPGARADAPTLGSADPWVPLGAAVALAAAVGAVTRWTRFGGELRAVVDNRGLAVLFGVDADRVAAAGWAFGSFTAGLTGVLLAPFVRLDPYGMPLLVMEVVAVAVVAGMRSLPVAVAVALGLGVAQSQLTRLHPSGRLEQLVQTAGANLFVIALLVAALVLPGIGSRAALPRTATARVPTPPGAWIVAAVLFLIPLGFAGTDLTTSVQVPALAVILLSLVIVTGRGGQISLGQAAYAGLGALFTALLAAGRFPGLPELPHLAALAVAVLLVAPLGLLTGWPAISRHGLALALATFAVGVGVSRFVFTQPYATSGLALDRPAGFGGDRAYYVLELALLAGALLLVTALRRGRTGRALAAMRDHEAGAAAAGVPVRALKLTAFVTGAALAGLGGGMLAMGQRAFDSGAYDPVRGLLWFAAVVVLGSDSVLGALAAAALLIGLDAGTEGGVAAAVIGILAVLIGRFPGGPYEALRTLKRPQRRPSPTPLGTATRKALHPPKPPSPTHPPVHPAPPPTRTNPHPDPPPTHPEPQTPDTDAPQPRPQPSGTTPDTNAPHRHPPTTGTTRDTDTPQPHGRTTGTTPDTHNPQPHPPAEGIPPATENPQPRPRASGTTPDTHNPQPHHRAEGTWGYLRAEHSGTNWPSPTTNGRRHQDGEHADTPAAPPPRRTEAPPANPSPRPRRRPRTGATPAHTPLTAHHLTLTYNGFTALDDVTLTVPRGHITAVIGPNGAGKSTLFHCLAGTLRPDSGRITLGPRDITGLPAHARTRTGMARTFQQLAVFPSLTIAENVQVGADRAPAPTPRAADQALRLLDLTALRARPAAGLSTGALRRTELARALASAPHTLLLDEPAAGLDTAEVTALATLLHALAADGMALLVVEHDLDLVAGLADTVHSMKAGRIIASGPADQVLHRAPDDEKHQKTKGTGK from the coding sequence GTGGCGTCCCTGAGCTACGACCTCACGCTGGCCGGGCTCTCGGTCGGCGGCGCCGCCGCCCTCACCGGCATCGGCCTGATCGTCACGTACCGCGCGACGGGCGTCCTCAACTTCGCACACGGCGCGATCGCCATGGTCTGCGCGTACGTCCTGCGCCACCTGACAGTCGACTGGCACTGGCCCCTCCCGCTCGCCGCGGTCCTCACGCTGCTCGTCGTCGCACCCGGCATCGGCCTGCTCCTGGACCGCGCGGTCTTCCGCCCCCTGTCCGTCCTCGGCGGCGACCCCGCGCAGACCCTGGTCGCCTCGATCGGCGTTTTCGTGCTGCTCGTCGGCGGGGCGGCCCTCGTCTGGGGGCCGGGCGCCCGCGCCGACGCGCCCACGCTCGGATCCGCCGACCCATGGGTCCCGCTGGGCGCGGCCGTCGCCCTCGCCGCGGCCGTCGGGGCGGTCACCCGCTGGACCCGCTTCGGCGGCGAGCTGCGGGCGGTCGTCGACAACCGCGGGCTCGCCGTGCTCTTCGGCGTGGACGCGGACCGGGTGGCCGCGGCGGGCTGGGCCTTCGGTTCCTTCACGGCCGGCCTCACCGGCGTACTCCTCGCCCCTTTCGTACGACTCGACCCGTACGGCATGCCGCTGCTGGTGATGGAGGTGGTGGCCGTCGCCGTGGTGGCCGGGATGCGCAGCCTGCCCGTCGCCGTCGCGGTGGCGCTCGGCCTGGGGGTGGCCCAGAGCCAGCTGACGCGCCTGCACCCGTCGGGCCGGCTGGAGCAGCTCGTCCAGACCGCCGGGGCGAACCTCTTCGTGATCGCCCTCCTCGTCGCGGCACTGGTCCTGCCGGGCATCGGCTCCCGGGCCGCGCTGCCCCGCACGGCGACGGCCCGCGTGCCGACACCGCCGGGCGCCTGGATCGTGGCGGCGGTTCTCTTCCTCATCCCGCTCGGGTTCGCGGGCACGGACCTGACGACGTCCGTTCAGGTACCGGCGCTCGCGGTGATCCTCCTGTCCCTCGTGATCGTCACGGGCCGCGGCGGCCAGATCTCCCTCGGCCAGGCGGCGTACGCGGGTCTGGGGGCCCTCTTCACCGCCCTGCTGGCGGCGGGCCGCTTCCCCGGCCTGCCCGAGCTCCCGCACCTGGCGGCGCTGGCCGTGGCGGTCCTCCTCGTCGCGCCGCTCGGCCTGCTCACCGGCTGGCCCGCGATCAGCCGCCACGGCCTGGCGCTGGCCCTCGCGACGTTCGCGGTCGGCGTGGGCGTCAGCCGCTTCGTGTTCACGCAGCCGTACGCGACGTCCGGGCTGGCCCTCGACCGTCCTGCGGGCTTCGGCGGGGACCGCGCGTACTACGTCCTGGAACTGGCGCTTCTCGCCGGGGCGCTGCTCCTGGTCACCGCACTGCGCCGGGGCCGTACGGGCCGCGCGCTCGCGGCGATGCGGGACCACGAGGCTGGGGCGGCGGCCGCGGGGGTGCCCGTACGCGCCCTGAAACTCACGGCGTTCGTCACCGGGGCCGCGCTGGCCGGGCTGGGCGGCGGCATGCTGGCGATGGGGCAGCGGGCGTTCGACTCCGGGGCGTACGACCCCGTGCGCGGGCTCCTCTGGTTCGCGGCGGTGGTGGTCCTCGGGTCGGACAGCGTCCTCGGGGCGCTGGCCGCGGCGGCGCTGCTGATCGGTCTGGACGCGGGCACGGAGGGCGGGGTCGCCGCGGCGGTGATCGGGATCCTCGCGGTGCTGATCGGCCGCTTTCCCGGCGGCCCCTACGAGGCCCTCCGCACCCTCAAGCGCCCCCAACGCCGCCCGAGCCCCACTCCCCTGGGCACCGCAACCCGCAAAGCCCTGCACCCCCCGAAACCCCCCTCTCCCACCCACCCGCCCGTTCACCCCGCACCACCCCCCACCCGAACAAACCCACACCCAGACCCCCCACCCACACACCCCGAGCCCCAAACCCCAGACACAGACGCCCCGCAGCCACGCCCCCAGCCCTCCGGGACAACCCCAGACACGAACGCCCCGCACCGGCACCCCCCGACCACAGGCACAACCCGAGACACAGACACCCCGCAGCCGCACGGCCGCACCACAGGCACGACCCCAGACACCCACAACCCGCAGCCGCACCCCCCAGCCGAAGGGATACCCCCAGCCACAGAAAACCCGCAGCCACGCCCCCGGGCCTCCGGGACAACCCCAGACACACACAACCCGCAGCCGCACCACCGGGCCGAGGGGACGTGGGGGTATCTGCGAGCGGAGCACAGTGGAACCAACTGGCCGAGCCCAACAACCAACGGGCGCCGGCACCAAGATGGCGAGCACGCAGATACCCCCGCGGCCCCGCCCCCACGACGCACGGAAGCGCCCCCCGCCAACCCGTCACCACGCCCACGACGACGCCCGCGCACGGGAGCCACCCCCGCACACACCCCCCTGACAGCCCACCACCTCACCCTCACCTACAACGGCTTCACCGCTCTCGACGACGTCACCCTCACCGTGCCCCGCGGACACATCACCGCGGTCATCGGCCCCAACGGCGCCGGCAAAAGCACCCTCTTCCACTGCCTCGCCGGCACCCTCCGCCCCGACTCAGGACGGATCACCCTCGGCCCCCGCGACATCACGGGGCTCCCCGCCCACGCCCGCACCCGCACCGGCATGGCCCGCACCTTCCAGCAACTGGCGGTCTTCCCGTCGCTGACGATCGCGGAGAACGTCCAGGTCGGCGCGGACCGGGCACCGGCCCCCACCCCCCGTGCGGCCGACCAGGCCCTCCGCCTCCTGGACCTGACGGCACTCCGCGCCCGCCCCGCCGCCGGCCTCTCCACCGGCGCCCTGCGCCGCACGGAACTGGCGAGGGCCCTCGCGAGCGCCCCCCACACCCTCCTCCTGGACGAACCCGCCGCCGGCCTGGACACGGCCGAAGTGACCGCCCTGGCCACCCTGCTGCACGCCCTCGCGGCCGACGGCATGGCGCTCCTCGTGGTCGAACACGACCTCGACCTGGTCGCGGGCCTCGCCGACACCGTGCACTCCATGAAGGCCGGCCGCATCATCGCCTCGGGCCCGGCCGACCAAGTACTGCACAGGGCACCGGATGACGAAAAGCACCAGAAGACGAAGGGCACCGGAAAATGA
- a CDS encoding ATP-binding cassette domain-containing protein, translated as MKGIELRDARARYGPLEALHGITLAAPAATLTVLLGRNGSGRTTALRALAGTIPLSSGAVLRDGRDITRHAAHERAARGLCFVPDRQAVFSSLTVAENLELCDAEGDFGHALTVYPELRPLLPRRAGTLSGGEQRMLALSRALLTRAPHSPAPHSPAAVILVDEPTQGMSPTVAARTYTHLTDLAADQGACVVVAEQQLPPALRERASRTAVVVHELRRGTVALSGEAAEFNPAPTPPSRRVPE; from the coding sequence ATGAAGGGCATCGAACTGCGCGACGCCCGCGCACGCTACGGCCCTCTCGAAGCCCTGCACGGCATCACCCTCGCCGCCCCCGCCGCCACCCTCACCGTCCTCCTCGGCCGCAACGGCTCCGGCCGCACCACGGCCCTGCGCGCCCTCGCCGGGACGATCCCCCTCTCCTCGGGAGCCGTGCTCCGCGACGGGCGGGACATCACCCGGCACGCGGCCCACGAACGAGCGGCCCGCGGCCTGTGCTTCGTACCGGACCGCCAGGCGGTGTTCTCCTCCCTCACCGTCGCTGAGAACCTGGAACTCTGCGACGCCGAAGGCGACTTCGGCCACGCCCTGACCGTCTACCCCGAGCTGCGCCCGCTGCTGCCCCGCCGCGCGGGCACCCTGTCGGGCGGCGAACAACGCATGCTCGCCCTCTCCCGGGCCCTGCTCACGCGGGCCCCACACTCCCCGGCCCCGCACTCCCCGGCCGCGGTGATCCTCGTGGACGAGCCGACACAGGGCATGTCCCCCACCGTCGCGGCCCGCACCTACACGCACCTGACCGACCTGGCCGCCGACCAGGGCGCCTGCGTCGTCGTCGCCGAACAACAACTGCCGCCCGCCTTGCGCGAGCGCGCGAGCCGGACGGCAGTGGTCGTACACGAACTACGGCGGGGCACGGTGGCCCTCAGCGGAGAGGCCGCGGAGTTCAACCCCGCCCCGACGCCCCCGAGCCGCCGCGTCCCGGAATGA